A single genomic interval of Lathyrus oleraceus cultivar Zhongwan6 chromosome 7, CAAS_Psat_ZW6_1.0, whole genome shotgun sequence harbors:
- the LOC127102833 gene encoding uncharacterized mitochondrial protein AtMg00860-like, protein MAFGVSNTPRVFMEYMNRIFHLYLDQFVVLFIDNILIYLKSDEEHAEHLRVVLQTLQEKQLYANLSKCEFWLKEVSFLGHVISGGGIVVDPSKIDMVLQWETLKSVTEIKSFLSLTGYYRRIIEGFSKLMLPLTQLTKKAQAYVWDVHYEGSFQELKRKLTYTLVLILSIPSESFVVYCDASKMGLCGVLIRNSQLVAYASRQLKVHDRNYPTHDLELAVVVFVLKI, encoded by the coding sequence ATGGCATTTGGTGTGTCTAATACACCTAGAGtattcatggagtacatgaatagaatATTCCATCTGTACTTAGATCAGTTTGTGGTTCTATTCATAGACAACATTTTGATCTATTTAAAGTCTGATGAAGAGCACGCAGAACATTTGAGGGTTGTGTTGCAGACTTTGCAAGAGAAGCAGCTTTATGCGAATTTGTCCAAGTGTGAGTTCTGGTTaaaggaagtgagtttccttggtcatgtaATTTCTGGTGGCGGTATTGTTGTTGATCCATCGAAAATAGATATGGTGTTGCAgtgggagactctgaagtctgTTACAGAGATCAAAAGTTTTCTTAGCTTGACTGGTTATTACAGGAGGATTATTGAAGGTTTTTCGAAGTTAATGCTGCCTTTAACTCAATTGACTAAAAAGGCCCAGGCTTATGTTTGGGATGTGCATTATGAAGGGAGTTTTCAAGAACTCAAGAGGAAGTTGACATATACTCTAGTTTTGATTTTGTCGATtccaagtgaatcctttgtggtatattgtgatgcttcaaAGATGGGTCTATGTGGTGTGTTGATTCGGAATAGTCAGCTTGTGGCTTATGCTTCTAGGCAATTGAAGGTTCATGATAGGAATTATCCCACGCATGATCtagagttggcagttgtggtGTTTGTGTTAAAGATTTGA